The Plasmodium vinckei vinckei genome assembly, chromosome: PVVCY_08 genome contains the following window.
AGTCTTCATGTTCTGATAcagaattattttcatattttattgttattcttttattttgtatcgGTTGTGTTTCTAATTCACTGTTCCTTATATTATCAATCTCTTGTTTTACTTTTTCTAATTCGTTTCGAAGTTtatgaattaattttttcgttttttcaTCTACACTATTTAAATCGAGTAATATATTGCTTTCTTTAcacttatttatatgtgaATTTATAAGATTtcgaatatttattatattcttgTCATCATCATTACAGTCATTAAATTGATTTACAAGACTTAAAGTTGATTcacaaaaattattcaaatCGAATTGTTTTTCTGCATCTGATAATAtcctattatttttaaaatttattatattccttTCAAGATATATGTttcttttgtttataaagTATAATTCCtgcaaataaatgaaatatttattaacatatatataattaattttaatcgTTTCTTTAACTTAAGTGTCTTACCAACACAtgaaacaataatataaaggTATTgcaaaacaaatataatgaagcattattaataataaaataatgtgtAACTTACATTTTGGGCATATTCAAaagaacaaataataattgaaaacaaaacaaattttaaaatacgGGGTCgcatttttatctttatttattaataaatgaaataatatatctagtttgaaaatgatgataacTTAACATTTATTCcaaaaatttatgaataaatgaatatatctAAAAAACTATGATACTTATTTCACTTATTAATTTGCCCCATTTTCAATTGAACTTATTATGTGTAACTGTGTAATAAACTTCATTGTATTCATTAAAAGGATTTATGAATGTAAATactaatttttctttaaaaagtataccattttttatattttaattaaaaaaatatatacaacgATTTAACCTAAATACACAAAAATGTGTATGCTCGTTCGTGAACATTTTTTGGGGATTTGAAccaatatatgtatataataaaattatttttaatatttaaaatataaataaacaaatgcACTAATTTAATGTATAAAtcatcatataaattaaataactCTATCATCAGAGATATAAAAACACAATTGCGAgcat
Protein-coding sequences here:
- a CDS encoding fam-b protein, which codes for MRPRILKFVLFSIIICSFEYAQNELYFINKRNIYLERNIINFKNNRILSDAEKQFDLNNFCESTLSLVNQFNDCNDDDKNIINIRNLINSHINKCKESNILLDLNSVDEKTKKLIHKLRNELEKVKQEIDNIRNSELETQPIQNKRITIKYENNSVSEHEDFNELENCETILEDECDNFEDEYNEITSSNTYKEIKINEQIQITGIKYVVESVAYIIACFTFLGAGGIYVVLLHIPYIISLIRKLYKLVKLGIERTRYK